The proteins below are encoded in one region of Natronobacterium texcoconense:
- a CDS encoding cobalamin-binding protein — MRVVTTLPSATEIVAALGIEPVGVSHECDFPPEVESLPPVTESRIETNTTSEEIDRQVLESTTDDDGVYEVDCETLEALEPDLIVTQGMCDVCAVDEAVVADAVDEIDADPQVLTTDPHSVADVLADVSRIGEATGREERARAVRTELEERIDAVQNRTSELGLEEEDRPRVAVFDWTDPAMIAGHWTAELVEWAGGEYGLADTGERSRPREWEEIRAYDPELIVVAPCGFDLAQTAENRSDLTDREGWEELTAVQDGRVWAMDGDHYLNRPGPRLVDTLEALAPIVQPGPSDVGPPAEVAVPFDALETQGSRVRPPADSRAD; from the coding sequence ATGCGCGTCGTTACCACGCTTCCGTCGGCGACCGAAATCGTCGCCGCGCTCGGGATCGAACCCGTCGGCGTCTCCCACGAGTGTGACTTCCCGCCGGAGGTCGAGTCGCTCCCGCCGGTCACGGAGTCACGAATCGAGACGAACACCACCAGCGAGGAGATCGACCGCCAGGTCCTCGAGTCGACGACCGACGACGACGGCGTCTACGAGGTCGACTGCGAGACGCTCGAGGCTCTCGAACCCGATCTGATCGTCACCCAGGGAATGTGCGACGTCTGTGCGGTCGACGAGGCGGTCGTCGCCGACGCCGTCGACGAAATCGACGCCGATCCCCAGGTGCTGACGACGGACCCACACAGCGTCGCGGACGTTCTCGCCGACGTCTCCCGGATCGGAGAAGCGACGGGACGCGAGGAACGCGCCCGTGCGGTCCGAACGGAACTCGAGGAGCGGATCGATGCCGTCCAGAACCGGACGTCGGAACTCGGCCTCGAGGAAGAGGATCGTCCCCGCGTCGCCGTCTTCGACTGGACCGATCCCGCGATGATCGCGGGTCACTGGACGGCCGAACTCGTCGAGTGGGCCGGCGGGGAGTACGGACTGGCCGATACCGGAGAACGATCCCGGCCGCGCGAGTGGGAGGAGATTCGGGCGTACGATCCCGAACTGATCGTTGTCGCCCCCTGCGGGTTCGACCTTGCGCAGACGGCCGAAAACCGGTCCGACCTCACCGACCGCGAGGGGTGGGAGGAGTTGACTGCCGTCCAGGACGGTCGCGTCTGGGCGATGGACGGCGACCACTACCTCAACCGACCGGGGCCACGGCTCGTGGACACGTTAGAGGCACTCGCGCCGATCGTCCAGCCGGGACCGAGCGACGTCGGCCCGCCGGCAGAGGTCGCGGTTCCGTTCGACGCGCTCGAAACCCAGGGCTCGCGGGTCCGGCCGCCGGCCGATTCGCGAGCGGACTGA
- a CDS encoding sulfatase-like hydrolase/transferase, translated as MADADTRPNVLLVLTDQERYDCTAPDGPPVETPTMDRLSSEGLRFSRAFTPISICSSARASLLTGQFPHGHGMLNNCHEDDAIQPNLPTGIPTFSEILDANGYDCTYTGKWHVGRDQTPETFGFAYLGGSDKHHDDIDDAFREYREERGVPLGEVDLEEELYTGDDPRDSSEGTFVSATTSIDVEETRAWFLAERTIEAIDRHADGDGSPFFHRADFYGPHHPYVVPEPYASMYDPDEIEPPDSYAETYDGKPQVHENYLHYRGVDGFDWDLWAEAIAKYWGFVTLIDDQFERVLEALEEHGFDDETAVVHASDHGDFVGAHRQFNKGPLAYDDTYHIPMQVRWPGVTEPGSVCEQPVHLHDLAPTFLEMADAEIPETFDARSLVPVIENGGDVPDGLEWPDSIFAQYHGDEFGLYSQRMVRTDRYKYVYNSPGIDELYDLAADPAELQNLIDHPDYAGVRREMRERLVDWMDRTDDPNREWVPDVLADS; from the coding sequence ATGGCCGACGCCGACACCCGCCCGAACGTTCTGCTCGTACTCACCGATCAGGAACGGTACGACTGTACTGCGCCCGACGGCCCGCCAGTCGAGACACCGACGATGGATCGGCTCTCGAGCGAGGGACTGCGCTTTTCCCGCGCGTTCACGCCGATCAGTATCTGCTCGAGTGCGCGCGCGTCGCTTTTGACCGGGCAGTTTCCCCACGGGCACGGCATGCTGAACAACTGCCACGAGGACGACGCGATCCAGCCGAATCTGCCGACCGGGATTCCGACCTTCTCGGAGATTCTCGACGCGAACGGCTACGACTGCACCTACACCGGGAAGTGGCACGTCGGCCGCGACCAGACGCCGGAGACGTTCGGCTTCGCCTATCTCGGCGGCAGCGACAAGCACCACGACGACATCGACGACGCGTTCCGCGAGTACCGCGAGGAACGCGGCGTTCCCCTCGGAGAGGTCGACCTCGAGGAGGAACTGTACACGGGCGACGACCCCCGCGATTCGAGCGAGGGGACGTTCGTCTCGGCGACGACATCGATCGACGTCGAGGAGACCCGCGCCTGGTTCCTGGCCGAACGGACGATCGAGGCCATCGACCGTCACGCCGACGGCGATGGCAGCCCGTTCTTCCACCGGGCCGACTTCTACGGTCCCCACCATCCCTACGTCGTCCCCGAACCGTACGCCTCGATGTACGATCCCGACGAGATCGAACCGCCGGACAGCTACGCCGAGACCTACGACGGGAAACCGCAGGTCCACGAGAACTACCTTCACTACCGCGGCGTCGACGGCTTCGACTGGGACCTGTGGGCCGAGGCGATCGCGAAGTACTGGGGGTTCGTGACGCTGATCGACGACCAGTTCGAGCGCGTACTCGAGGCCCTCGAGGAACACGGTTTCGACGACGAGACGGCCGTCGTTCACGCCTCCGATCACGGCGACTTCGTCGGTGCTCACCGCCAGTTCAACAAGGGACCACTAGCGTACGACGACACCTACCACATTCCCATGCAGGTTCGCTGGCCCGGCGTGACCGAACCGGGATCGGTCTGCGAACAGCCCGTCCACCTGCACGACCTCGCACCGACGTTCCTCGAGATGGCAGACGCCGAGATTCCCGAAACGTTCGACGCGCGCAGTCTCGTTCCCGTTATCGAGAACGGTGGCGACGTTCCCGACGGCCTCGAGTGGCCCGACTCGATCTTCGCCCAGTACCACGGCGACGAGTTCGGTCTCTACAGCCAGCGGATGGTCCGGACGGATCGGTACAAGTACGTCTACAACAGCCCCGGTATCGACGAACTGTACGACCTCGCGGCCGATCCCGCGGAGCTACAGAACCTGATCGACCACCCCGACTACGCGGGCGTTCGCAGGGAGATGCGGGAGCGACTCGTCGACTGGATGGACCGAACTGACGATCCTAACCGCGAGTGGGTGCCCGACGTCCTCGCCGATTCGTGA
- a CDS encoding succinylglutamate desuccinylase/aspartoacylase family protein: MPPNTNQGAYVFDAPGESDGKRRVEAGEKRHFEYPVGESYLDQPIELPVTIVNGDHPGPRLFLTAAVHGDEINGVKVLQRVANEYEPTDLHGTLVCVHVVNVPGYRAEQRYLPIYDRDLNRSFPGLADGSEASRMAKTIYDQFVGQCDVGLDFHTSTRNKLTLMHARADTDDDDVARLAEAFGAELVLSGDGSEGSLRREATEDGVPTATIEMGEADRFQPVLIERGVTGVENVMAAYDLLPETDPQPPTFGKVLESESEKTWLRAETGGLVEMAWGPHPVVDEGERVCVISDYFGAENHVVEAPFTGLLIGISANPRVLPGRPLIHLIELSDDERDAAESAFEEVGFRAQRTFHWMGELSDDIVESTLDTDDDSEDGGEAKRE; the protein is encoded by the coding sequence GTGCCACCAAATACCAATCAAGGAGCGTACGTCTTCGATGCACCGGGCGAATCGGACGGGAAACGGCGAGTCGAGGCGGGAGAGAAACGGCACTTCGAGTATCCGGTCGGCGAGAGCTATCTGGACCAGCCCATCGAACTGCCGGTAACGATCGTCAACGGCGACCACCCCGGACCTCGTCTGTTCCTGACTGCCGCGGTCCACGGCGACGAGATAAACGGGGTGAAGGTACTCCAGCGGGTGGCAAACGAGTACGAGCCGACCGACCTCCACGGAACGCTCGTCTGTGTCCACGTGGTCAACGTACCGGGGTACCGGGCCGAACAGCGGTACCTGCCGATCTACGATCGAGACCTGAACCGCTCGTTTCCGGGTCTGGCCGACGGTTCGGAGGCGTCACGGATGGCGAAGACGATTTACGACCAGTTCGTCGGCCAGTGCGACGTCGGCCTCGACTTTCACACGTCGACGCGGAACAAGCTGACGCTCATGCACGCACGGGCCGACACGGACGACGACGACGTGGCTCGTCTCGCCGAGGCGTTCGGCGCCGAACTGGTACTTTCCGGTGACGGGAGCGAGGGCTCGTTACGGCGGGAAGCCACCGAGGACGGCGTTCCGACCGCGACGATCGAGATGGGGGAAGCCGATCGGTTCCAGCCCGTGCTGATCGAGCGGGGAGTGACCGGCGTCGAGAACGTTATGGCGGCCTACGACCTGTTGCCGGAGACCGATCCGCAGCCACCGACGTTCGGGAAAGTCCTCGAGAGCGAGAGCGAGAAGACGTGGCTGCGTGCGGAGACGGGTGGACTGGTGGAGATGGCGTGGGGGCCACATCCGGTCGTCGACGAGGGCGAACGGGTGTGCGTGATCTCGGATTACTTCGGAGCGGAGAACCACGTCGTGGAAGCGCCGTTCACGGGCCTTCTGATCGGCATTTCGGCGAACCCTCGGGTCCTTCCCGGTCGGCCGCTGATCCACCTGATCGAACTGTCCGACGACGAACGCGACGCGGCCGAGTCGGCGTTCGAAGAGGTCGGCTTTCGAGCCCAGCGAACGTTCCACTGGATGGGTGAGTTGAGCGACGATATCGTCGAATCGACGCTCGATACCGACGACGATTCCGAAGACGGCGGGGAAGCGAAGCGGGAGTGA
- a CDS encoding sulfatase family protein has protein sequence MGPPHIVLVHCHDLGKYVGCYGAAVDTPRIDALADEGMRFDRHFVTAPQCSPSRASLMTGRHPHQNGMLGLAHGNWELGPDERVLPELLADAGYETHLFGLQHVTERPDRLGYDRIHSDESLTTDVPPAVHETARARDVADDFATMLEDGDHDSPFFASVGFFELHRVEEDDRFGFEADRYGAPDPDDVEPLEFLPDRPGIRSDIAEMHGMLDAIDDGVGTILDSIEEAGLTEETLVVFTTEHGLAMPRAKGTCFDPGIEATLLMRQPGTLEAGRVVDDLVSNVDVFATLLEIAGTSVSDVETDSIAGQSFAPLLDGDTDSYDSRDRVFSGMTWHDRYNPIRAIRTERWKYIRNFWHLPAVYMTTDIYCTRAGREVSEEYYGEQRPYEELYDLEADPREQENLAASDQPDDPATVAVRDRLREELLEWMETTIDPLLEGPVLPNDWETVHPRLEDSRDDIWS, from the coding sequence ATGGGTCCGCCACACATCGTCCTCGTCCACTGCCACGACCTGGGGAAGTACGTCGGTTGTTACGGTGCAGCCGTCGACACGCCTCGGATCGACGCCCTCGCGGACGAAGGGATGCGCTTCGACCGCCACTTCGTGACGGCACCCCAGTGTTCGCCCAGTCGTGCGAGCCTGATGACTGGACGACACCCCCACCAGAACGGCATGCTCGGACTCGCTCACGGGAACTGGGAACTCGGACCGGACGAACGAGTGCTCCCCGAGTTGCTGGCCGACGCCGGCTACGAGACCCACCTCTTCGGGTTGCAACACGTCACCGAGCGCCCCGACCGTCTCGGGTACGATCGAATCCACAGCGACGAGAGCCTGACGACGGACGTGCCGCCGGCGGTCCACGAGACCGCCCGCGCTCGAGACGTCGCCGACGACTTCGCGACCATGCTCGAGGACGGCGATCACGACTCTCCGTTCTTCGCCTCCGTCGGCTTCTTCGAACTCCACCGCGTCGAGGAAGACGACCGCTTCGGCTTCGAGGCCGACCGGTACGGCGCACCCGACCCCGACGACGTCGAACCGCTCGAGTTCCTCCCCGACCGTCCCGGAATCCGGTCGGATATCGCGGAGATGCACGGGATGCTCGACGCGATCGACGACGGCGTCGGGACGATCCTCGATTCCATAGAGGAGGCCGGCCTCACCGAGGAGACCCTCGTCGTGTTCACCACCGAACACGGGCTGGCGATGCCGCGGGCGAAAGGCACCTGTTTCGACCCCGGGATAGAGGCCACCCTGCTGATGCGCCAGCCCGGTACCCTCGAGGCGGGCCGTGTCGTCGACGACCTCGTGAGCAACGTCGACGTCTTCGCGACGCTACTCGAGATAGCGGGGACGTCGGTCTCGGACGTCGAGACGGACTCCATTGCCGGGCAGAGCTTCGCTCCACTGCTGGACGGCGATACCGACTCGTACGACTCGCGCGACCGCGTCTTCTCCGGGATGACCTGGCACGATCGGTACAATCCGATCCGGGCGATTCGAACGGAACGCTGGAAGTACATCCGGAACTTCTGGCACCTGCCGGCGGTCTACATGACGACCGATATCTACTGCACCCGGGCCGGACGCGAAGTCAGCGAGGAGTACTACGGCGAGCAACGTCCCTACGAAGAACTGTACGACCTCGAGGCCGACCCGCGCGAGCAAGAGAACCTCGCGGCGTCGGACCAGCCGGACGATCCGGCGACCGTGGCCGTTCGAGACCGCCTTCGCGAGGAGTTGCTCGAGTGGATGGAGACGACGATCGATCCGCTGCTCGAGGGGCCGGTCCTGCCGAACGACTGGGAGACGGTCCACCCGAGACTGGAAGACAGCCGCGACGACATCTGGAGCTGA
- the hisS gene encoding histidine--tRNA ligase — MYDRIKGFRDFYPGEMTARRETIDTIEDTARRYGFREIGTPALERAEMWTDKSGDEIVEELYSFEDQGGRHVTLTPELTPTVARMVVAKQQELSKPIKWFSTRPFWRYEQVQQGRQREFYQTNVDIFGSSEPEADAEILAWAADALTDLGLTGEQFEFRVSHRDILGGVLETYEEAVDVDDAIRAVDKSDKISTAEYHDLLVDAGLDYDQAAEFDDLIAGGDLEAVEEFADTERVTDAVSNLQNVLEAAEDFGAREYCTISLETARGLDYYTGVVFECFDSTGEVSRSIFGGGRYDGLIESFGGQPTPAVGVAPGHATLSLLCQRAGVWPEEEVTTDYYVLQVGDTRTEAARISRELRERGHIVETDVAGRSFGAQLDYADSINAETVVIVGEQDLENDEVTIKDMESGDQTQVPVAEFPGDLERPTYDDLA; from the coding sequence ATGTACGACCGAATCAAGGGCTTCCGTGACTTCTATCCCGGGGAGATGACCGCCCGGCGGGAGACCATCGATACCATCGAGGATACCGCCCGCCGGTACGGATTCCGCGAGATCGGAACGCCCGCCCTGGAGCGCGCGGAGATGTGGACAGACAAGAGCGGCGACGAGATCGTCGAGGAACTCTACTCGTTCGAGGACCAGGGTGGTCGCCACGTCACGCTGACCCCCGAACTCACGCCGACCGTCGCGCGGATGGTCGTCGCGAAACAGCAAGAACTCTCGAAGCCGATCAAGTGGTTCTCGACGCGACCGTTCTGGCGCTACGAACAGGTCCAGCAGGGTCGCCAGCGCGAGTTCTACCAGACTAACGTCGACATCTTCGGCTCTTCGGAGCCAGAAGCCGACGCCGAGATTCTGGCGTGGGCCGCCGACGCGCTGACCGACCTCGGACTCACCGGCGAACAGTTCGAGTTCCGGGTCTCCCACCGCGACATCCTCGGTGGCGTCCTCGAGACCTACGAGGAAGCTGTCGACGTCGACGACGCCATCCGCGCGGTCGACAAGTCCGACAAGATATCGACCGCGGAGTACCACGACCTGCTGGTCGACGCCGGTCTCGACTACGACCAGGCCGCCGAGTTCGACGACCTGATCGCCGGCGGTGACCTCGAGGCGGTCGAGGAGTTCGCCGACACCGAGCGCGTCACCGACGCCGTCTCCAACCTCCAGAACGTACTCGAGGCCGCCGAGGACTTCGGCGCTCGAGAGTACTGTACGATCTCGCTCGAGACGGCTCGCGGCCTCGATTACTATACGGGCGTCGTCTTCGAGTGTTTCGACTCGACGGGCGAGGTCTCGCGGTCGATCTTCGGCGGCGGCCGGTACGACGGCCTCATCGAGAGTTTCGGCGGTCAGCCGACGCCAGCGGTCGGCGTCGCACCCGGGCACGCCACCCTCTCCCTGCTCTGCCAGCGCGCTGGCGTCTGGCCCGAAGAGGAAGTGACCACCGACTACTACGTGCTCCAGGTCGGCGACACTCGCACGGAGGCCGCCCGCATCTCCCGCGAACTTCGCGAGCGCGGTCACATCGTCGAGACCGACGTCGCCGGGCGTTCCTTCGGCGCGCAACTGGACTACGCCGACTCGATCAACGCCGAGACGGTCGTCATCGTCGGCGAACAGGACCTCGAAAACGACGAAGTGACGATCAAGGACATGGAATCGGGCGACCAGACACAGGTTCCGGTTGCGGAGTTCCCCGGTGATCTCGAGCGGCCGACGTACGACGACCTGGCCTGA
- a CDS encoding HAD family hydrolase — protein MTSTRAIFFDLDGTLLELRHEYQNIIAETFNAIEGEVQDNWITQYNEEFFKLFKTCEPDPAKQAFASIEPCSEPESLAEELRKRETASCRPQNGVHDDLERLTENYALGVLTNGFPEWQRGKLRKYNLDQYFDTIVTSYEAGAHKPDEAPYRIAEKRLPAETYAMIGDSDADILGAKNAGWTAYRHSGSGFSEIPAELDWG, from the coding sequence ATGACTTCTACAAGAGCGATATTTTTTGATCTGGACGGAACACTGCTTGAGCTTCGTCATGAGTATCAAAATATCATAGCTGAGACGTTCAACGCAATAGAAGGTGAGGTGCAGGATAATTGGATAACGCAGTATAATGAGGAATTTTTTAAATTATTCAAGACTTGTGAACCAGATCCAGCTAAACAAGCGTTTGCCAGTATAGAACCCTGTTCAGAGCCAGAGTCGCTCGCTGAAGAGCTCCGAAAGCGAGAGACAGCTTCATGTCGGCCTCAGAACGGAGTTCATGACGACCTTGAGCGGTTAACAGAGAACTATGCACTCGGTGTTCTCACAAACGGCTTTCCAGAGTGGCAAAGAGGGAAACTCCGCAAATATAATCTCGATCAGTACTTCGATACAATTGTCACCTCCTACGAGGCGGGGGCTCACAAGCCAGACGAGGCTCCGTACAGAATCGCCGAAAAACGGCTTCCAGCGGAGACTTATGCGATGATAGGAGATTCAGACGCGGATATTCTTGGAGCTAAAAACGCTGGGTGGACTGCATATCGGCATTCTGGATCTGGGTTTAGTGAGATTCCTGCTGAACTTGATTGGGGATAA
- a CDS encoding helix-turn-helix transcriptional regulator, producing the protein MQLINPTPVVVSVGDNGSDVVEAGEQFRYTEVGIITVAAWVMGASMLYLVVSVERGSVLTEPSTTTSSAESSVQTDGTERPVHLEFTDDVNSLVERHRTQFDETTDRLDDTEREIYSMVLDADGKIQQREIVADTDFSKATVTRTLDSLETKGLLERKRQGVGNVVVLQESASP; encoded by the coding sequence GTGCAACTCATCAATCCGACACCCGTCGTCGTCTCGGTCGGCGACAACGGATCTGACGTCGTCGAAGCAGGTGAGCAGTTTCGCTACACCGAAGTCGGAATCATCACGGTCGCTGCATGGGTGATGGGAGCGAGTATGCTGTATCTCGTCGTCAGTGTGGAACGCGGATCGGTACTGACGGAACCGTCGACCACCACCTCATCGGCGGAGTCGTCCGTACAGACCGACGGCACAGAGCGCCCCGTCCACCTCGAGTTTACGGACGACGTGAACTCGCTAGTCGAGAGACATCGAACCCAGTTCGACGAAACGACCGATCGACTCGACGATACTGAACGGGAGATTTATTCCATGGTTCTCGATGCCGACGGCAAAATCCAACAGCGAGAGATCGTCGCTGACACCGATTTCTCGAAAGCGACGGTCACGCGGACGCTCGACTCGCTCGAGACGAAGGGGTTGCTCGAACGGAAACGACAGGGTGTCGGGAACGTCGTCGTCCTCCAGGAGTCCGCCTCGCCGTAA
- a CDS encoding DUF7411 family protein, which translates to MELGLLYSGGKDSTLAALLLDEFYDVTLTTAHFGLSDDWKHARETAGDLGFEFERLELDPDVAYEAADRIREDGFPRNGIQHVHQHALEELAAAGFDAIADGTRRDDRVPTVSRAQAQSLEDRHGVDYIAPLSGFGRNAVDRLVDANLEVTVGPSEEIERADYEAELRAIIVEEEGREAVRDFFPDHEQTYVTGIR; encoded by the coding sequence ATGGAACTGGGACTACTCTACAGCGGCGGGAAAGATTCGACGCTCGCGGCGCTTCTCCTCGACGAGTTCTACGACGTGACGCTGACCACCGCACACTTCGGACTCAGCGACGACTGGAAGCACGCCCGCGAGACGGCCGGCGACCTCGGGTTCGAGTTCGAGCGCCTGGAACTCGACCCTGACGTCGCCTACGAAGCAGCCGACCGCATCCGGGAGGACGGCTTCCCGAGAAACGGCATCCAGCACGTCCACCAGCACGCCCTCGAGGAACTCGCGGCCGCCGGTTTCGACGCCATCGCGGATGGCACCCGACGCGACGACCGCGTCCCGACGGTCTCGAGGGCACAGGCCCAGAGCCTCGAGGACCGACACGGGGTCGACTACATCGCTCCGCTCTCTGGATTCGGCCGGAACGCGGTCGATCGGCTGGTCGACGCCAACCTCGAGGTGACTGTCGGTCCCAGCGAGGAGATCGAGCGGGCCGACTACGAGGCCGAACTGCGCGCAATTATCGTCGAAGAGGAGGGCCGCGAGGCAGTTCGGGACTTCTTCCCCGATCACGAGCAGACGTACGTGACCGGGATTCGATAA
- a CDS encoding DNA-binding protein: MSERPDEEKLEELRQKKMEQLQERADGQDAEAQEAAQQQAEAQKKAVLRQHLTDDARKRLNTVKMSKPQFGEQVERQVISLARSGRIQGKIDDDKMKQLLKELKPDSKSFDIQRR, from the coding sequence ATGAGTGAACGCCCGGACGAGGAGAAACTCGAGGAGTTGCGACAGAAGAAAATGGAACAGTTGCAGGAACGCGCCGACGGCCAGGATGCGGAGGCTCAGGAAGCCGCCCAGCAACAGGCCGAAGCCCAGAAGAAGGCTGTCCTCCGACAGCACCTGACCGACGACGCCCGCAAGCGACTCAACACGGTCAAGATGAGCAAGCCCCAGTTCGGCGAACAGGTCGAACGGCAGGTCATCTCGCTGGCCCGCAGCGGGCGCATCCAGGGCAAGATCGACGACGACAAGATGAAACAGCTCCTCAAGGAGCTGAAGCCGGATTCGAAGAGCTTCGACATCCAGCGACGGTAA
- a CDS encoding 30S ribosomal protein S19e → MATMYDVPADDLIEALAEDLEERLDEPDWAQFAKTGPDRELPPEQEDFWAVRAASLLRKVADRGPIGVERLSTEYGGAKGGSTRYRVAPAHRTDGSKNMIRTILQQLEEEDLVETAEGEGRRITADGQSLLDDTAGNVLEELDRPELERYA, encoded by the coding sequence ATGGCTACGATGTACGACGTTCCGGCGGACGACCTCATCGAGGCGCTCGCCGAGGACCTCGAGGAACGGCTCGACGAACCCGACTGGGCGCAGTTCGCCAAGACCGGCCCCGACCGCGAACTCCCACCCGAACAGGAGGACTTCTGGGCAGTCCGTGCCGCGAGTCTCCTGCGCAAGGTCGCCGACCGCGGTCCCATCGGCGTCGAACGACTGTCGACCGAGTACGGCGGCGCAAAGGGCGGCTCCACCCGCTACCGTGTCGCGCCCGCCCACCGGACGGACGGCTCCAAGAACATGATCCGGACCATCCTCCAGCAGCTCGAGGAAGAAGACCTCGTCGAGACCGCAGAAGGTGAAGGACGACGCATCACCGCCGACGGTCAGAGTCTGCTGGACGACACCGCCGGGAACGTGCTCGAGGAACTCGACCGACCGGAACTCGAACGCTACGCGTAG
- the thiL gene encoding thiamine-phosphate kinase, protein MDERGALALLDSELEAVGDDAAVIDGLVVTTDMLHDRTDFPDGTTRYTAGWRSVGASLSDVAAMGAEATAAVAAYAAPAFDEAELLAFVRGASDVCAAVDAQYVGGDLDEHQEFTVATTAIGRTDAPVPRSGARPGDRVCVTGTLGRTAAALELFERAASADGQEATQLQERANDLFQFSPRVAAGRALAPHATAMMDSSDGLARSLHQLAESSDCGFALDSERVPIDDAVLEVAADDAEALELATTFGEDFELVATVPEESIEAVRDATNVSISVIGTVLERDDGITLDGESLADSGYTHG, encoded by the coding sequence ATGGACGAACGCGGGGCACTGGCGCTTCTGGATAGCGAACTCGAGGCCGTCGGTGACGACGCCGCCGTAATAGACGGCCTCGTCGTGACGACCGACATGCTCCACGACCGGACGGACTTTCCCGACGGGACGACCCGGTACACGGCGGGCTGGCGATCGGTCGGGGCGTCGCTGTCGGACGTCGCGGCGATGGGTGCCGAGGCGACGGCCGCGGTCGCCGCCTACGCCGCTCCTGCGTTCGACGAGGCGGAACTGCTCGCGTTCGTTCGTGGCGCGAGCGATGTCTGTGCGGCCGTCGATGCTCAGTACGTCGGCGGCGATCTGGACGAACACCAGGAGTTTACCGTCGCGACGACGGCGATCGGTCGTACGGACGCTCCGGTCCCGCGCAGCGGCGCACGCCCCGGTGATCGGGTTTGCGTGACGGGGACCCTCGGTCGAACTGCGGCGGCACTCGAGTTGTTCGAACGCGCTGCTTCGGCGGACGGACAGGAGGCGACCCAACTCCAAGAACGCGCCAACGACCTCTTCCAGTTTTCTCCACGCGTCGCGGCCGGCCGTGCGCTCGCTCCCCACGCGACCGCGATGATGGACTCGAGTGACGGGCTCGCCCGGTCGCTCCACCAGCTTGCAGAATCGAGCGACTGCGGGTTCGCGCTCGACTCCGAGCGGGTTCCGATCGACGACGCCGTCCTCGAGGTCGCAGCCGACGACGCGGAGGCGCTCGAACTCGCGACGACGTTCGGCGAGGACTTCGAACTCGTCGCGACCGTCCCCGAGGAATCGATCGAGGCCGTTCGCGACGCGACGAACGTCTCGATTTCGGTGATCGGTACCGTTCTCGAGCGCGACGACGGAATTACGCTCGATGGCGAGTCGCTCGCCGATAGCGGCTACACCCACGGCTGA